From one Dermacentor variabilis isolate Ectoservices chromosome 3, ASM5094787v1, whole genome shotgun sequence genomic stretch:
- the mRpS22 gene encoding mitochondrial ribosomal protein S22, with product MASAMASKTCSFVSRWKHLLRQPATNAKSWTHHVRRTFANTSVADPYKCSDNIDIEALFISPKVQNFLQKLAGFDLDKIFAPIPVPLNTPRYKFLTDEQLEEELQDSRRRARQKLQMPPVLRERKPCEKVLAKDPEIQGFSNSTHIFTDISYGYKDRERLIVVREPDGVLRTANWEERERMLQTYFTNKDKSFYMPKMFEPGYLQDILDKQWYRFVLDRACVQFEPDDAEYIRVTHTTYDHIDAKRGFHELRSTRHFGPMAFYLAVVGKVDNLLIDLLQREMIEDTGHLLRLFYHIHPPADGTQVNENTDNIELIKFYTRNNSQKRSHMELALQTYLEVRSSREEAEKNLASARGH from the exons ATGGCGTCTGCCATGGCGTCGAAAACATGCTCCTTCGTCTCGCGGTGGAAGCATTTGTTACGGCAGCCGGCTACTAACGCAAAGTCTTGGACACATCATGTTAGAAGAACATTTGCAAACACAA GCGTCGCTGATCCTTACAAGTGTTCCGATAACATAGACATCGAGGCTTTGTTCATCAGTCCGAAAGTGCAGAACTTTCTCCAAAAGCTCGCGGGTTTTGACCTCGACAAAATCTTCGCTCCGATCCCCGTGCCGTTGAACACGCCGCGCTACAAGTTCCTCACAGATGAACAACTTGAAGAG GAACTGCAAGATTCCCGCCGTCGTGCCCGGCAAAAACTTCAGATGCCACCAGTGCTTCGAGAACGCAAGCCATGTGAGAAAGTGCTCGCCAAGGATCCAGAAATCCAGGGCTTCTCCAATAGCACGCACATCTTCACGGATATTTCTTATGGCTACAAAGACCGC GAGCGCCTTATTGTTGTACGAGAACCCGATGGCGTACTCCGTACCGCCAACTGGGAGGAGAGGGAACGCATGCTGCAGACCTACTTCACTAACAAGGACAAGTCCTTCTACATGCCCAAGATGTTTGAGCCTGGTTACTTACAG GACATCTTAGACAAGCAGTGGTATCGGTTTGTGTTGGACAGGGCCTGTGTTCAGTTTGAGCCAGATGACGCCGAATATATCAGG GTTACGCACACCACGTACGACCACATTGATGCCAAGCGTGGCTTCCACGAGCTGCGGTCAACCCGGCATTTTGGCCCCATGGCTTTCTACCTGGCCGTCGTCGGCAAGGTGGACAACCTGCTCATCGACCTGCTTCAGAGGGAGAT GATTGAAGACACTGGTCACCTGTTAAGGCTGTTCTACCACATACATCCACCAGCCGATGGGACACAAGTGAATGAAAACACAGACAACATTGAACTCATCAAG TTCTACACGAGGAACAACTCCCAGAAACGCAGCCACATGGAGCTAGCCCTACAGACCTACCTGGAGGTTCGCAGCAGCCGAGAAGAAGCAGAGAAGAACCTGGCCTCTGCCAGGGGCCATTAG